The following coding sequences lie in one Angustibacter luteus genomic window:
- a CDS encoding MFS transporter, whose product MVLVGLGTVWILDGLEVTIVGSLSDRLTEKGSGLALTASQIGVAAAIYVLGACLGALFFGHLTEKHGRKKMFFITLTVYLLATVATAFSMNPMYFFVCRFLTGAGIGGEYAAINSAIDELMPKNLRGRIDLFINGSYWLGAAAGAALTIVLLNEDFLPANIGWRVAFALGAVLGLVVLFVRRNVPESPRWLLIHGQDDEAERIVGDVEHRVSDEVHEPLSEVGEDDELQIEQRETTTFREIARTLLADYRKRTLLGLSLFVGQAFLYNAVFFTQGLVLTTFFGVGSGSAGWYIIPLALGNFLGPLLLGRLFDTVGRRVMISICYVGSGLLLVATALFLTGLNATTLTLCWCAVFFLASAGTSAAYLTVSEIFPMETRAMSIALFYAVGTGLGGIIGPLLFGKLVATEQLSNVAIGYYLGAALMIAGGVVEAFVGVDAEQRSLEDIAEPLSSQDAADEPTG is encoded by the coding sequence ATGGTGCTGGTCGGCCTCGGCACCGTCTGGATCCTGGACGGGCTGGAGGTGACGATCGTCGGCTCGCTGTCCGACCGGCTGACCGAGAAGGGCAGCGGCCTGGCCCTCACGGCCAGCCAGATCGGCGTGGCCGCAGCGATCTACGTCCTCGGTGCGTGCTTGGGCGCGCTGTTCTTCGGGCACCTCACCGAGAAGCACGGCCGCAAGAAGATGTTCTTCATCACCCTGACCGTCTACCTGCTGGCGACGGTGGCAACGGCGTTCTCGATGAACCCGATGTACTTCTTCGTGTGCCGCTTCCTGACCGGCGCCGGCATCGGCGGCGAGTACGCGGCGATCAACTCGGCCATCGACGAGCTGATGCCGAAGAACCTGCGGGGCCGGATCGACCTGTTCATCAACGGGTCGTACTGGCTGGGCGCGGCCGCCGGCGCGGCGCTGACGATCGTCCTGCTGAACGAGGACTTCCTGCCCGCCAACATCGGCTGGCGGGTGGCGTTCGCCCTCGGCGCGGTGCTGGGTCTGGTCGTGCTGTTCGTGCGCCGCAACGTTCCGGAGAGCCCCCGCTGGCTGCTCATCCACGGCCAGGACGACGAGGCGGAACGGATCGTCGGGGACGTCGAGCACCGGGTCAGCGACGAGGTGCACGAGCCGCTGTCCGAGGTCGGCGAGGACGACGAGCTGCAGATCGAGCAGCGCGAGACCACGACGTTCCGCGAGATCGCGCGCACCCTGCTGGCCGACTACCGCAAGCGCACCCTGCTCGGCTTGTCGCTGTTCGTGGGCCAGGCCTTCCTCTACAACGCGGTGTTCTTCACCCAAGGCCTCGTGCTGACCACGTTCTTCGGCGTCGGGTCGGGCTCGGCCGGCTGGTACATCATCCCGTTGGCGCTGGGTAACTTCCTCGGGCCGTTGCTGCTGGGTCGGCTGTTCGACACCGTGGGTCGGCGCGTCATGATCTCGATCTGCTACGTCGGGAGCGGGCTGCTGCTGGTCGCCACGGCGCTGTTCCTGACGGGCCTCAACGCGACCACGCTCACCCTGTGCTGGTGCGCCGTGTTCTTCCTGGCCTCGGCCGGCACCAGCGCGGCGTACCTGACGGTCAGCGAGATCTTCCCGATGGAGACCCGCGCGATGTCCATCGCGTTGTTCTACGCCGTCGGCACCGGGCTCGGCGGCATCATCGGCCCGCTGCTGTTCGGCAAGCTGGTCGCGACCGAGCAGCTCAGCAACGTCGCGATCGGCTACTACCTCGGGGCCGCGCTGATGATCGCCGGCGGGGTGGTCGAGGCCTTCGTGGGCGTGGACGCGGAGCAGCGCTCGCTGGAGGACATCGCCGAGCCGCTGTCGTCGCAGGACGCCGCGGACGAGCCGACCGGCTGA
- a CDS encoding saccharopine dehydrogenase family protein: protein MSPRERDLDVVVFGATGFVGRLVADYLAEHAPASLRIGLGGRSLERLEAVRRTLGERARDWPLIVADGADDDALAELAGRTRVVATTVGPYLRYGLPLAKACAAAGTHYADLTGEVLFVRASIDAVDESARASGARIVHACGFDSIPSDLGVLLLHQAAAADGAGELTDTTLVAVMKGGFSGGTIDSMRAQVEAVQSEKSLRRIVVDPYALSPDRDDEPDLGDERDRVAVFESDLLGGWVGPFVMASFNTRIVRRSNALQGWAYGRSFRYRELAGYGRGTRARVTANAVTGVLGGVLAGMQKPRMRGLVDRLLPSPGEGPSAEKRAAGFFRMRVRSTTTSGVDYVATVAAQGDPGYAATAVMLGESALALAEGSGLPEAAGVLTPATGIGDALVQRLRVAGLTLSVEREGE, encoded by the coding sequence ATGAGCCCACGCGAGCGAGACCTGGACGTCGTTGTGTTCGGGGCCACCGGCTTCGTCGGCCGGCTGGTGGCCGACTACCTGGCCGAGCACGCCCCGGCCAGTCTGCGGATCGGTCTCGGGGGCCGGTCACTGGAGCGGCTCGAGGCCGTGCGCCGCACGCTCGGGGAGCGCGCTCGGGACTGGCCGCTGATCGTCGCCGACGGCGCGGACGACGACGCGCTGGCCGAGCTGGCGGGGCGCACCCGGGTGGTGGCGACCACGGTCGGTCCGTACCTGAGGTACGGGCTGCCGCTGGCCAAGGCGTGCGCGGCGGCCGGCACCCACTACGCGGACCTGACCGGTGAGGTGCTGTTCGTGCGGGCCAGCATCGACGCGGTCGACGAGTCCGCCCGGGCCAGTGGCGCGCGCATCGTGCACGCGTGCGGCTTCGACTCGATCCCCTCGGACCTCGGTGTGCTGCTGCTGCACCAGGCGGCGGCCGCCGATGGCGCCGGCGAGCTCACCGACACCACGCTCGTCGCGGTCATGAAGGGCGGCTTCAGCGGCGGCACGATCGACTCGATGCGCGCCCAGGTCGAGGCGGTGCAGTCCGAGAAGTCGTTGCGGCGCATCGTCGTCGACCCGTACGCCCTCAGCCCCGACCGGGACGACGAGCCCGACCTCGGCGACGAGCGGGACCGGGTGGCGGTGTTCGAGTCCGACCTGCTCGGCGGCTGGGTCGGACCGTTCGTGATGGCGTCGTTCAACACCCGGATCGTGCGGCGCAGCAACGCGTTGCAGGGCTGGGCCTACGGCCGCTCGTTCCGCTACCGCGAGCTCGCCGGGTACGGCCGCGGGACCAGGGCGCGGGTGACCGCGAACGCCGTCACCGGCGTTCTGGGTGGGGTGCTGGCGGGGATGCAGAAGCCCCGGATGCGCGGGCTCGTCGACCGGCTGCTGCCCTCGCCGGGGGAGGGGCCGAGTGCCGAGAAGCGTGCCGCCGGGTTCTTCCGGATGCGGGTGCGCAGCACCACGACGTCCGGCGTCGACTACGTCGCAACCGTTGCGGCGCAAGGTGATCCAGGCTATGCGGCCACCGCCGTGATGCTCGGCGAGAGCGCGCTGGCGCTGGCCGAGGGTTCTGGTCTGCCGGAGGCTGCGGGCGTGCTGACCCCGGCTACCGGCATCGGCGACGCGCTCGTGCAGCGCCTGCGCGTGGCTGGTCTGACGTTGTCGGTGGAACGAGAGGGTGAGTGA
- a CDS encoding nucleoside hydrolase, which produces MSIPVILDVDTGLDDACALLLAARHPDLDLRAVTCVAGNADVDQVVRNTLLVLAAAGRHDVAVARGASRPLLEPARAARHVHGEDGLGDLDHAALGLPAATGEVDQRHAVELLRDELLAAASSGERITLVPLAPLTNIALLLRTYPEVAKGLRRIVFMGGAAAVGNATAAAEFNIWHDPEAAAVVLDAARELEIPVTMYGLDVFYDVRVSRDEAVELLAVAAPATRLAGALVQAQCVKFGTPSATIGDAGAVCAVVDPAGLTTSPLAVHVELAGARTRGQTVVDRREWVGDLDHDPHGIPPTVVDVALAVDGDRWRRLWLDSVASK; this is translated from the coding sequence GTGAGCATCCCCGTGATCCTGGACGTCGACACCGGCCTGGACGACGCGTGCGCGCTGCTGCTCGCGGCCCGCCACCCCGACCTCGACCTGCGTGCGGTCACCTGCGTGGCCGGCAACGCCGACGTCGACCAGGTCGTCCGCAACACCCTGCTGGTGCTGGCCGCGGCCGGCCGGCACGACGTCGCGGTCGCTCGCGGTGCGTCCCGCCCGCTGCTGGAGCCGGCCCGCGCCGCCCGGCACGTGCACGGGGAGGACGGCCTCGGCGACCTCGACCACGCCGCCCTCGGTCTGCCCGCCGCCACCGGCGAGGTCGACCAGCGGCACGCGGTCGAGCTGCTGCGTGACGAGCTGCTCGCGGCGGCCAGCAGCGGCGAGCGGATCACCCTCGTGCCGCTCGCCCCGCTGACCAACATCGCCCTGCTGCTGCGCACCTACCCCGAGGTCGCGAAAGGCTTGCGGCGCATCGTGTTCATGGGCGGCGCGGCGGCGGTCGGCAACGCGACGGCGGCCGCGGAGTTCAACATCTGGCACGACCCGGAGGCGGCTGCGGTCGTGCTCGACGCCGCCCGTGAGCTCGAGATCCCGGTGACCATGTACGGCCTCGACGTCTTCTACGACGTGCGGGTCAGCCGGGACGAGGCGGTCGAGCTCCTGGCCGTTGCCGCCCCGGCGACCCGACTCGCCGGTGCCCTCGTCCAAGCCCAGTGCGTGAAGTTCGGCACGCCGTCCGCGACCATCGGCGACGCCGGCGCGGTCTGCGCCGTGGTCGACCCGGCCGGGCTGACGACGTCTCCATTGGCAGTGCACGTGGAGCTCGCCGGTGCCCGCACCCGAGGCCAGACGGTGGTGGACCGGCGCGAGTGGGTGGGTGACCTGGACCACGACCCGCACGGCATCCCGCCCACGGTGGTCGACGTCGCCCTCGCGGTGGACGGCGATCGCTGGCGACGGCTGTGGCTGGACTCCGTCGCCTCGAAATGA
- the hrpA gene encoding ATP-dependent RNA helicase HrpA: protein MIIAAAAPPLRRDHARSPRSGNGLRGAPMVDVVGQQRRRSGRGPHRDRRPRLTPAQVEARRATIPVIAYPDLPVSAVRDEIAALIRDHQVVIVAGETGSGKTTQLPKICLELGRGVEGMIGHTQPRRIAARTVSERIAEELGVDVGEQVGWSVRFTDRAGPNTLVRVMTDGILLAEIQRDRMLTRYDTIIIDEAHERSLNVDFLLGYLKQLLPRRPDLKLVITSATIDPQRFSRHFDDAPVIEVSGRTYPVELRYRPVVDPDDPDADPDRDQVQAICDAVVELTGDGPGDILVFLSGEREIRDAAEALRALELRFTEVIPLYARLSSAEQHRVFQPHTGRRVVLATNVAETSLTVPGIRYVVDPGTARISRYSRRLKVQRLPIEKVSQASANQRAGRCGRVAEGICIRLYSQEDFEARPEFTEPEILRTNLASVILQMTSIGLGDIGAFPFVEPPDRRSVRDGIQLLHELGAIDPDQPDPRKRLTHSGRQLAQLPLDPRLARMVIEADREGCLREVLVVAAALSIQDPRERPPDAQAQADQQHARFRDPTSDFLSWLNLWEYLREQQKALSGNAFRRMCRSEYLHYLRVREWQDVHAQLKQVVKQLGLARSSGLHEDGSVDADRLHRALLSGLLSHVGLRDTVQRDYLGARGARFAIWPGSAVARKPPTLVMAAELVETSRLWGRTVARIEPEWAEALAPHLITRTYSEPHWSSKRAAVMARERVLLYGVPLVVDRLVGYGQVDPELARELFIRHALVEGDWRTDHRFFRRNRELLADVEALEQRTRRRDLLVDDEVIFEFYDARVPADVVSGRHFDAWWKQRRHEEPELLSFTPDLLVRDEAGAVDDDAYPTTWAAGGVELAVTYQFEPGTAADGVTVHVPLPVLGQLTTRPFDWQIPGLRLELVTALIRGLPKSLRRSLIPAPDRAADVLARVGPADGPLLDVLAGALEDLTGTRIGADDWSPDALPAHLRVTFRVEDDRGRVLGEGQDLPALQHRLQPQLRAAIARRPDSIERTGLQDWTIDVLPTEHRTVVDGHEVVGFPALVDEGETVAVRVLTTPGEARAAHTAGVRRLLRSSARSPVPYVLSQLSNASKLVLSRAKHATATELVDDCTDAAVDALVAEAGGADSVRDKASFAAVRDVVGRGLDQRTLAVVEQVEQVLAAAYDVQSRLRGTTSMTLLPAMHDLQSQLDGLVHPGFVREAGAARLPDLLRYLKAMAVRLDRLPTDPARDRGSQSQVEMAADELEKALAALPPGREPSPALREVRWMLEELRVSLFAPTMRTAYPVSPQRIHRAIVAA from the coding sequence ATGATCATCGCAGCGGCGGCGCCGCCCCTTCGGCGTGATCATGCACGTTCGCCCCGTTCCGGAAACGGGTTGCGCGGCGCGCCTATGGTGGACGTCGTGGGTCAGCAGCGGCGGCGGAGTGGGCGAGGCCCGCACAGGGACCGCCGGCCGCGGCTGACCCCGGCGCAGGTCGAGGCGCGCCGCGCGACCATCCCGGTGATCGCCTACCCGGACCTGCCGGTCAGTGCGGTGCGGGACGAGATCGCCGCGCTCATCCGCGACCACCAGGTGGTGATCGTCGCGGGGGAGACCGGGTCGGGCAAGACGACCCAGCTGCCGAAGATCTGCCTCGAGCTCGGACGCGGTGTCGAGGGCATGATCGGGCACACGCAGCCGCGCCGGATCGCCGCTCGCACGGTGAGCGAGCGGATCGCCGAGGAGCTCGGGGTCGACGTCGGCGAGCAGGTCGGCTGGAGCGTGCGGTTCACCGACCGCGCGGGCCCGAACACGTTGGTGCGGGTCATGACCGACGGCATCCTGCTCGCCGAGATCCAACGGGACCGGATGCTGACCCGCTACGACACGATCATCATCGACGAGGCGCACGAACGCAGCCTCAACGTGGACTTCCTGCTCGGCTACCTCAAGCAGCTGCTGCCGCGCCGGCCCGACCTCAAGCTCGTGATCACGTCGGCGACCATCGACCCCCAGCGCTTCTCCCGGCACTTCGACGACGCGCCGGTGATCGAGGTCTCCGGCCGCACCTATCCGGTCGAGCTGCGCTACCGGCCGGTCGTCGACCCAGACGACCCGGACGCCGACCCCGACCGCGACCAGGTGCAGGCCATCTGTGACGCGGTCGTCGAGCTCACCGGTGACGGTCCGGGCGACATCCTGGTGTTCCTGTCGGGTGAGCGCGAGATCCGCGACGCCGCAGAGGCGTTGCGCGCGTTGGAGCTGCGGTTCACCGAGGTCATCCCGCTGTACGCGCGGCTGTCGTCCGCCGAGCAGCACCGGGTGTTCCAGCCGCACACCGGACGTCGGGTCGTGCTGGCCACCAACGTCGCCGAGACCTCGCTGACCGTGCCGGGGATCCGGTACGTCGTCGACCCCGGAACGGCCCGGATCTCCCGCTACAGCAGGCGGTTGAAGGTCCAGCGCCTGCCGATCGAGAAGGTGTCCCAGGCATCCGCGAACCAGCGCGCCGGGCGGTGCGGCCGGGTCGCCGAGGGGATCTGCATCCGGCTCTACAGCCAGGAGGACTTCGAGGCCCGGCCCGAGTTCACCGAACCGGAGATCCTGCGCACCAACCTGGCCTCGGTCATCCTCCAGATGACCTCGATCGGCCTGGGGGACATCGGTGCGTTCCCGTTCGTCGAGCCGCCCGACCGGCGCAGCGTGCGCGACGGCATCCAGCTGCTGCACGAGCTCGGCGCCATCGACCCCGACCAGCCCGACCCGCGCAAGCGGCTCACCCACTCCGGTCGCCAGCTCGCCCAGCTCCCCCTGGACCCGCGCCTGGCCCGCATGGTCATCGAGGCCGATCGTGAAGGGTGCCTGCGCGAGGTGCTCGTCGTGGCCGCGGCCCTGTCGATCCAGGATCCGCGGGAACGCCCGCCGGACGCACAGGCCCAGGCGGACCAGCAGCACGCCCGGTTCCGCGACCCGACGTCGGACTTCCTGTCCTGGCTGAACCTGTGGGAGTACCTGCGCGAGCAGCAGAAGGCGCTGTCCGGCAATGCTTTCCGTCGGATGTGCCGCAGCGAGTACCTGCACTACCTGCGGGTCCGCGAGTGGCAGGACGTGCACGCCCAGCTCAAGCAGGTGGTCAAGCAGCTCGGGCTGGCGCGGTCCAGCGGGCTGCACGAGGACGGGTCGGTGGACGCCGACCGCCTGCACCGCGCGCTGCTGTCCGGCCTGCTCTCGCACGTCGGCCTGCGCGACACGGTGCAGCGCGACTACCTCGGCGCGCGTGGGGCGCGCTTCGCGATCTGGCCCGGGTCCGCCGTGGCCCGCAAGCCGCCGACCCTGGTCATGGCGGCCGAGCTCGTGGAGACGTCCCGCCTGTGGGGCCGCACGGTCGCCCGGATCGAGCCGGAGTGGGCCGAAGCCCTGGCGCCGCACCTGATCACCCGGACCTACAGCGAACCGCACTGGAGCAGCAAGCGGGCAGCGGTGATGGCCCGCGAACGGGTCCTGCTGTACGGCGTCCCGCTGGTGGTGGACCGGCTGGTCGGCTACGGCCAGGTCGACCCGGAGCTGGCTCGCGAGCTGTTCATCCGGCACGCCCTGGTCGAGGGCGACTGGCGCACGGACCACCGGTTCTTCCGCCGCAACCGCGAGCTGCTCGCCGACGTCGAGGCACTCGAGCAGCGCACCCGCCGACGCGACCTGCTGGTCGATGACGAGGTGATCTTCGAGTTCTACGACGCGCGTGTCCCAGCGGACGTGGTGTCCGGCCGGCACTTCGACGCGTGGTGGAAGCAGCGCCGCCACGAGGAGCCCGAGCTGCTGTCGTTCACGCCCGACCTGCTGGTGCGCGACGAGGCGGGAGCGGTGGACGACGACGCGTACCCGACCACCTGGGCCGCCGGTGGCGTCGAGCTGGCGGTGACCTACCAGTTCGAGCCCGGCACCGCGGCAGACGGGGTGACCGTGCACGTGCCGCTCCCGGTGCTGGGCCAGCTGACGACCCGGCCGTTCGACTGGCAGATCCCTGGCCTGCGCCTCGAGCTCGTCACCGCGCTGATCCGCGGGCTGCCGAAGTCGTTGCGGCGCAGCCTGATCCCGGCGCCGGACCGGGCAGCCGACGTGCTGGCCCGGGTCGGTCCGGCGGACGGGCCGCTGCTCGACGTCCTGGCCGGCGCCCTGGAGGACCTCACCGGCACCCGGATCGGTGCCGACGACTGGTCGCCGGATGCGCTGCCGGCCCACCTGCGGGTGACGTTCCGGGTCGAGGACGACCGCGGTCGCGTCCTGGGCGAGGGGCAGGACCTGCCCGCCCTGCAGCACCGGCTGCAGCCCCAGCTGCGCGCGGCCATCGCGCGGCGTCCGGACAGCATCGAGCGGACGGGCCTGCAGGACTGGACGATCGACGTCCTGCCGACCGAGCACCGTACCGTCGTGGACGGCCACGAGGTCGTCGGGTTCCCCGCCCTCGTCGACGAGGGCGAGACGGTCGCGGTCCGGGTGCTGACGACGCCCGGCGAGGCGCGGGCGGCGCACACCGCCGGCGTCCGGCGCCTGCTGCGGTCGTCGGCCCGCTCGCCGGTGCCGTACGTGCTGTCGCAGCTGTCCAACGCGAGCAAGCTGGTGCTGTCCCGGGCCAAGCACGCCACGGCGACGGAGCTCGTCGACGACTGCACGGATGCCGCGGTGGACGCGCTCGTGGCCGAGGCGGGTGGTGCGGACTCGGTGCGGGACAAGGCGTCCTTCGCGGCCGTGCGTGACGTCGTGGGCCGCGGGCTGGACCAGCGCACCCTGGCGGTCGTGGAGCAGGTCGAGCAGGTGCTGGCGGCGGCGTACGACGTCCAGTCCCGGCTGCGCGGGACGACGTCCATGACCTTGCTCCCGGCCATGCACGACCTGCAGTCCCAGCTGGACGGGCTCGTGCACCCCGGCTTCGTGCGAGAGGCGGGGGCCGCCCGGCTGCCCGACCTGCTGCGCTACCTCAAGGCGATGGCCGTCCGGCTCGACCGGCTCCCCACCGACCCGGCGCGCGACCGCGGCTCGCAGTCCCAGGTGGAGATGGCCGCCGACGAGCTCGAGAAGGCGCTGGCGGCCCTGCCGCCCGGGCGTGAGCCGTCCCCGGCGCTGCGTGAGGTGCGCTGGATGCTCGAGGAGCTACGGGTCAGCCTGTTCGCCCCGACGATGCGCACCGCCTACCCCGTGTCGCCCCAGCGCATCCACCGTGCCATCGTCGCTGCATGA
- the rimI gene encoding ribosomal protein S18-alanine N-acetyltransferase, with the protein MTGPGPDPRAPSVRRMRWWDVEALLPLEDALFAHEAWSAETFWAELAQSGPSGQRDYLVLEGLKGPEGLDGYAGVSVAGGVADVMTVAVAPTRQGQGLGRLLVQQLVALAEGRGAARMMLEVRADNAAAQRVYHGVGFERIAVRRDYYRTPDGPADAWVMQLRLASTGDRDER; encoded by the coding sequence ATGACCGGGCCCGGCCCAGACCCCCGGGCGCCGTCCGTTCGCCGGATGCGCTGGTGGGACGTCGAGGCCCTGCTGCCGCTGGAGGACGCGCTCTTCGCCCACGAGGCCTGGAGTGCCGAGACGTTCTGGGCCGAGCTCGCGCAGTCCGGCCCCTCAGGGCAGCGTGACTACCTGGTGCTCGAGGGCCTTAAGGGCCCAGAGGGCCTCGACGGGTACGCCGGGGTGTCGGTCGCGGGTGGCGTCGCCGACGTGATGACCGTGGCGGTGGCACCCACCCGGCAGGGCCAGGGTCTCGGGCGCCTCCTGGTGCAGCAGCTCGTCGCGCTCGCCGAAGGGCGGGGCGCAGCCCGGATGATGCTTGAGGTGCGGGCGGACAACGCTGCTGCACAACGGGTCTACCACGGTGTCGGGTTCGAGCGGATCGCCGTCCGGCGCGACTACTACCGGACTCCGGACGGGCCCGCGGACGCCTGGGTGATGCAGCTGCGGTTAGCCTCGACAGGTGACCGCGATGAACGCTGA
- the tsaD gene encoding tRNA (adenosine(37)-N6)-threonylcarbamoyltransferase complex transferase subunit TsaD, whose product MNADAPLVLGIETSCDETGVGIVRGETLLVDAVASSVEQHARFGGVVPEVASRAHLEAMAPTIERACREAGVRLDDVDALAVTSGPGLMGALLVGVAAAKGLAIALGKPLYGVNHLAAHVAVDQLEHGPLPEPTMALLVSGGHSSLLLVPDVTGDVRPLGATIDDAAGEAFDKVARLLGLPFPGGPHIDRVARDGDPAAIGFPRGLSRPKDLERYRYDFSFSGLKTAVARWVEQRAASGEPVPVADVAASFQEAVVDVLTRKAVAACRSEGVDTLLVGGGVAANSRLRAMAAERCAAAGITLRVPRPGLCTDNGAMVAALGSSMVRRGRAPSALDLPADSSMPVTTVLA is encoded by the coding sequence ATGAACGCTGACGCCCCGCTGGTCCTCGGCATCGAGACCTCGTGCGACGAGACCGGGGTCGGCATCGTGCGCGGGGAGACGCTGCTCGTCGACGCGGTGGCCAGCAGCGTCGAGCAGCACGCCCGGTTCGGCGGCGTGGTGCCCGAGGTGGCCAGCCGCGCTCACCTCGAGGCGATGGCCCCGACCATCGAGCGCGCGTGCCGCGAGGCCGGAGTCCGGCTGGACGACGTCGACGCCCTGGCCGTCACCAGCGGCCCCGGTCTGATGGGCGCCCTGCTGGTGGGCGTCGCTGCGGCGAAGGGCCTCGCGATCGCGCTGGGCAAGCCCCTGTACGGGGTGAACCACCTGGCCGCGCACGTGGCCGTCGACCAGCTCGAGCACGGCCCCCTGCCCGAGCCGACGATGGCCCTGCTGGTGTCCGGCGGGCACTCGTCGCTGCTGCTCGTCCCGGACGTGACCGGGGACGTCCGGCCGCTGGGCGCCACCATCGACGACGCAGCCGGCGAGGCGTTCGACAAGGTGGCCCGCCTGCTCGGGCTGCCGTTCCCAGGGGGACCGCACATCGACCGGGTGGCCCGCGACGGCGACCCGGCCGCGATCGGGTTCCCGCGCGGGCTGTCCCGGCCCAAGGACCTCGAGCGCTACCGCTACGACTTCTCGTTCTCGGGCCTGAAGACCGCGGTGGCCCGGTGGGTGGAGCAGCGGGCGGCCTCCGGTGAGCCGGTGCCGGTGGCGGACGTGGCGGCCAGCTTCCAGGAGGCCGTGGTCGACGTGCTGACCCGCAAGGCGGTGGCCGCCTGCCGGTCCGAGGGCGTCGACACGCTGCTGGTCGGCGGGGGCGTGGCGGCGAACTCGCGGCTGCGGGCCATGGCGGCCGAGCGGTGCGCGGCGGCCGGCATCACGCTGCGGGTACCTCGTCCCGGTTTGTGCACCGACAACGGCGCGATGGTCGCCGCGCTGGGCTCCTCGATGGTGCGGCGGGGGCGCGCGCCGTCCGCGCTGGACCTGCCCGCGGACTCCTCGATGCCGGTGACGACCGTCCTCGCGTAG
- a CDS encoding NUDIX domain-containing protein translates to MTRRSAGILLHRRGPDGAPQVLLGHMGGPFWARKDDAAWSIPKGEYGDDERAEDAARREFVEELGLAVPPGDLRLLGDLTVSGGKVLTVWALEGDLDVAAVVPGTFELEWPPRSGTVREFPEIDRAEWFELDVAATKLVKGQRPYLDRLVAALTPDV, encoded by the coding sequence GTGACGAGGCGCAGCGCGGGGATCCTGCTGCATCGCCGCGGGCCGGACGGCGCGCCGCAGGTGCTGCTCGGGCACATGGGCGGCCCGTTCTGGGCGCGCAAGGACGACGCGGCGTGGTCGATCCCGAAGGGCGAGTACGGCGACGACGAGCGCGCCGAGGACGCCGCCCGGCGCGAGTTCGTCGAGGAGCTCGGTCTCGCCGTCCCGCCGGGGGACCTGCGCCTGCTGGGCGACCTCACGGTGTCCGGGGGCAAGGTGCTCACCGTGTGGGCGCTCGAGGGCGATCTGGACGTCGCCGCCGTCGTCCCGGGCACGTTCGAGCTGGAGTGGCCGCCACGCTCCGGCACCGTGCGGGAGTTCCCCGAGATCGACCGGGCCGAGTGGTTCGAGCTGGACGTGGCGGCGACCAAGCTGGTCAAGGGTCAGCGGCCCTACCTCGACCGGCTCGTCGCCGCCCTCACCCCCGACGTGTGA
- a CDS encoding D-Ala-D-Ala carboxypeptidase family metallohydrolase yields the protein MAAQLTNAQAKAMLTRLGFDNANKHFTIAVNGFQRGWNLGPALKVDSTFGPKTSDALRISYARHKAHKPDMSAHFSYLEFRCKDGGVFDSCRRIWMLRTHVRRLEAYRHEIGDKAIRIVSGCRCKQYNKKVGGVSSSQHLFGAASDIDGQLTVDQKEKLQLFAGLGFKQSTSKVIHVDSRDRGGHNPKGSSPKHPAEWKYAT from the coding sequence ATGGCTGCTCAGCTGACGAATGCCCAGGCGAAGGCGATGCTGACCAGGCTGGGCTTCGACAACGCGAACAAGCACTTCACCATTGCGGTGAACGGCTTCCAGCGGGGGTGGAACCTCGGCCCGGCGCTGAAGGTGGACAGCACGTTCGGTCCGAAGACCAGCGACGCGCTGCGGATCTCGTACGCGCGGCACAAGGCGCACAAGCCCGACATGAGCGCGCACTTCTCGTACCTGGAGTTCCGCTGCAAGGACGGCGGCGTCTTCGACAGCTGCCGGCGCATCTGGATGCTGCGTACGCACGTGCGCCGCCTCGAGGCCTACCGGCACGAGATCGGCGACAAGGCGATCCGGATCGTGTCTGGGTGCCGCTGCAAGCAGTACAACAAGAAGGTGGGTGGCGTCTCGTCCAGCCAGCACCTGTTCGGTGCGGCGTCCGACATCGACGGCCAGCTCACGGTGGACCAGAAGGAGAAGCTGCAGCTCTTCGCCGGGCTCGGGTTCAAGCAGTCCACCAGCAAGGTGATCCACGTGGACTCGCGAGATCGCGGCGGCCACAACCCGAAGGGCTCGTCGCCGAAGCACCCGGCGGAGTGGAAGTACGCCACCTGA
- a CDS encoding hemophore-related protein, whose product MRRTTIAAVAAAAVIAGGAVAVPAMASGSSPTPTPTSSSAPFKGLTDAQQKELCGFLAVHPKAGTALANRLDTWQRFADAHPAVVAELTKVAGMTPDQRKAELKAWAKAHPADAKAWHEFRQQVRDARKERREARKNS is encoded by the coding sequence ATGCGACGTACCACCATCGCGGCCGTGGCGGCCGCCGCCGTCATCGCCGGGGGAGCCGTCGCCGTGCCGGCCATGGCGTCCGGCAGCAGTCCGACGCCGACGCCGACCTCGTCGTCCGCGCCCTTCAAGGGTCTGACCGACGCGCAGCAGAAGGAGCTGTGCGGTTTCCTGGCCGTGCACCCCAAGGCCGGGACGGCGCTCGCGAACCGGCTCGACACGTGGCAGCGGTTCGCCGATGCCCACCCGGCCGTCGTCGCCGAGCTCACCAAGGTCGCCGGGATGACGCCGGACCAGCGCAAGGCCGAGCTGAAGGCGTGGGCGAAGGCGCACCCGGCGGACGCGAAGGCCTGGCACGAGTTCCGACAGCAGGTTCGGGATGCGCGCAAGGAGCGCCGCGAGGCCAGGAAGAACAGCTGA